In Sphingopyxis sp. FD7, a single window of DNA contains:
- a CDS encoding hexameric tyrosine-coordinated heme protein → MQKPADIASLLTTNPDEGFALAIKLSRLAVKLTQPDAEIRASLRSAYEQDAMALVAVSHVVATHFATIAAANDYWKG, encoded by the coding sequence ATGCAAAAACCGGCTGACATCGCGTCACTCCTGACGACTAACCCGGACGAAGGCTTTGCCCTCGCCATCAAATTGTCGCGCCTTGCGGTGAAGCTGACGCAGCCCGACGCGGAAATCCGCGCCAGTTTGCGCAGCGCGTATGAGCAGGACGCAATGGCGCTCGTCGCTGTTTCCCATGTCGTGGCAACGCATTTTGCCACGATTGCCGCAGCCAATGATTATTGGAAAGGGTGA
- a CDS encoding redoxin domain-containing protein yields MNAVPAQPWATTRWFNSEPLTLEDLRGCVIVLGTFQMLCPGCVTNGLPQLQRIEQTFNRSDVAVIGLHTVFEHHAAMTPTSLEAFLLEYRIGFPVGVDAHDNPASAPITMTRYELRGTPSLVLIDRAGMIRFRGFGHEPDLALGARIAQLIAQPDIGVTTAAVSGAAVCVPGKGCD; encoded by the coding sequence ATGAATGCCGTACCGGCCCAGCCTTGGGCGACTACCCGATGGTTCAACAGTGAACCGCTGACCCTGGAGGATTTGCGGGGATGCGTCATCGTCCTCGGTACGTTTCAGATGCTGTGCCCGGGCTGCGTTACCAACGGCCTGCCGCAGCTCCAGCGAATCGAGCAGACGTTCAATCGCAGCGATGTCGCGGTTATAGGCTTGCATACCGTGTTCGAGCATCATGCAGCGATGACGCCGACTTCGCTCGAAGCCTTTCTGCTTGAGTACAGGATTGGCTTTCCGGTCGGGGTCGATGCGCATGACAACCCGGCCAGCGCCCCTATCACCATGACGCGTTATGAATTGCGCGGCACCCCGTCGCTGGTACTGATCGATCGCGCTGGTATGATCCGCTTTCGCGGGTTTGGTCACGAACCCGATCTGGCCCTGGGTGCCCGCATTGCGCAGTTGATTGCGCAGCCGGATATCGGCGTTACCACTGCGGCAGTATCCGGCGCTGCAGTCTGCGTGCCCGGAAAGGGATGCGATTAA
- a CDS encoding 2OG-Fe dioxygenase family protein yields MTDNLRDMVARFRSVGWASAAQKATCQLLGPFDQEAWSRFAESWDRLESDTYMADGGRYRLRRHAVLRLSEGRLVPLAPQAHFQSRDHNPLNGGIARWFAQVERATLENPVFADLLNLCLAVFETGTTTLEIDVHQFRIEAGLSAGHPTPEGMHRDGVDWVGIFLVERKNVEAGTTQICVDGLVDPAEFTLVEPLDAVFINDNRVLHGVTPITAQDAQSTGHRDVLVLTFRTVAV; encoded by the coding sequence TTGACTGACAATTTGCGTGACATGGTTGCCCGTTTCCGATCGGTCGGCTGGGCTTCCGCCGCTCAGAAGGCGACGTGCCAACTACTCGGACCGTTCGATCAAGAAGCCTGGTCCAGATTTGCAGAGAGTTGGGATCGGCTGGAATCCGACACCTATATGGCCGACGGTGGACGCTACCGCCTTCGGCGTCACGCTGTCTTGCGTTTGTCCGAAGGCCGTCTGGTTCCGCTTGCCCCGCAGGCGCATTTTCAAAGCCGGGACCACAATCCGCTCAACGGCGGGATAGCGCGCTGGTTTGCTCAGGTGGAGCGGGCCACGCTTGAAAATCCAGTCTTTGCCGACCTGCTCAACCTCTGCCTTGCTGTCTTCGAAACGGGTACTACGACTCTCGAAATCGATGTGCATCAGTTCCGCATAGAAGCTGGTCTGTCCGCCGGACATCCGACTCCGGAGGGCATGCACCGTGACGGGGTTGATTGGGTCGGAATTTTCCTTGTCGAACGCAAGAACGTCGAGGCCGGAACCACGCAAATCTGCGTCGATGGCTTGGTTGATCCGGCTGAGTTCACTCTGGTCGAGCCGCTCGATGCAGTATTCATCAATGACAACCGCGTCTTGCATGGCGTCACGCCAATCACGGCGCAAGACGCGCAATCGACAGGTCACCGCGATGTGTTGGTTCTGACCTTCCGGACAGTGGCAGTATAG
- a CDS encoding DUF1971 domain-containing protein, with protein sequence MSRAVRLCGRDHPRHRILMKASPLVRLPPGTNCYRHLGPFNEVSIPRGLLAEHRLKPDVWAVLAVEAGAIMFVWDDKECDRCKLVAGDEFVVPPREQHHLELVGPVRLSIAFHRV encoded by the coding sequence ATGTCTCGCGCTGTTCGGCTTTGCGGTCGTGATCATCCGCGCCATCGTATTCTGATGAAAGCAAGCCCTCTCGTCAGGTTACCGCCTGGTACGAACTGCTACCGCCATCTCGGCCCTTTCAATGAGGTATCTATTCCGCGCGGCCTACTGGCAGAGCACCGCCTTAAGCCAGATGTCTGGGCTGTCCTTGCTGTCGAGGCGGGTGCGATCATGTTTGTTTGGGACGACAAGGAGTGCGATCGCTGCAAACTTGTCGCGGGCGACGAGTTTGTCGTTCCGCCGCGTGAGCAGCATCATCTGGAACTCGTAGGTCCTGTGCGGTTGTCGATAGCCTTCCACCGCGTTTGA
- a CDS encoding group III truncated hemoglobin, giving the protein MSINHAKSVRAERLRSAEAMGIDSDFIDGLVERFYGKVRDDELLGPIFAARIANWPDHLARMKAFWRSVLHQSGEFSGNPMLKHIAIPGIESAEFEHWLALFDQTLLEIERDEAASNLIGSRARMIADSLLTGIRIHRDGRRDIKAMKGLTDA; this is encoded by the coding sequence ATGTCAATCAATCACGCAAAGTCCGTGCGCGCAGAGCGGCTCCGCTCGGCGGAAGCGATGGGCATCGATAGCGACTTCATCGATGGGTTGGTCGAGCGCTTCTATGGCAAGGTTCGTGATGACGAACTTCTCGGACCAATCTTTGCTGCGCGGATTGCGAACTGGCCGGATCACCTTGCACGGATGAAGGCCTTCTGGCGTTCAGTTTTGCATCAAAGCGGCGAATTTTCCGGGAACCCGATGCTCAAACACATCGCGATCCCCGGCATTGAGAGCGCGGAGTTCGAGCACTGGCTTGCGCTGTTCGATCAGACCCTGCTCGAGATCGAACGCGACGAAGCCGCCAGCAACCTCATAGGCAGCCGGGCGCGAATGATCGCCGACAGTCTGCTTACCGGCATTCGCATTCACCGAGATGGGCGGCGCGACATCAAAGCCATGAAGGGATTGACCGATGCTTGA
- a CDS encoding RrF2 family transcriptional regulator, with the protein MRLSLHTDYALRVLMYLATTDELASVDRIADAFGISRNHLMKVAKHLADGGYIEAKRGRGGGLALAMPKSEISVGQVVRSMESLSGFVECFTPETNKCPIAGACGLQGALSLAVGDFLKRLDGYSLQDLVPDRDRFEAKLRGLPVPKGNANLA; encoded by the coding sequence ATGAGACTGAGCCTGCATACTGACTACGCGCTGCGCGTGCTGATGTACCTGGCGACGACCGATGAGCTTGCTTCAGTCGACCGTATCGCGGACGCCTTCGGCATTTCCCGGAACCATTTGATGAAGGTTGCAAAGCACCTTGCGGATGGCGGCTATATCGAAGCCAAGCGTGGTCGCGGCGGCGGTCTGGCGCTCGCAATGCCGAAAAGCGAGATCAGTGTGGGGCAAGTCGTGCGCTCGATGGAATCGCTGTCCGGTTTTGTCGAATGTTTTACGCCTGAGACCAACAAATGCCCCATTGCCGGTGCGTGCGGACTGCAGGGCGCGCTCAGCCTCGCGGTCGGCGATTTCCTGAAACGTCTGGATGGATATAGCCTGCAGGATCTGGTGCCCGACCGAGATCGGTTTGAGGCAAAATTGCGCGGACTTCCAGTCCCAAAGGGCAATGCCAACTTGGCCTGA
- a CDS encoding TonB-dependent receptor has product MMRFEFFGSACIFAIAMSQPVYAQDGEPSSSEDEANAGNAIVVTGFRESEERAIEAKREAFVVSDGVSADDIGRLPDFNTAAALRRVPGVAVRNDQNEPRFPVLRGLPPTYNRTQINGAIVASADLGGSRTIPLDVIPSSIASQISVLKTTTPEMDPNAIGGTINIQTKSAFSETGTFMTGTAAYTYYEQSNDVERDDLSWRANMTAGTQLGDEDQFGIVLALDYQRRNYDITQFETPNPSFNEFTAAGTPTNLGSPTGNGIPVPLERRLFLYNNVRERFGSALTLEWQANPDLYMRVFGTFNRFDDDETRHENRYQQRGNITNQTPTSGTFAQARNQIGLNTPQQRQEIWNAQYNLQWGGEGPLQFDLDAIYSGAFGRQRNASEAFRTPTSTDFGFTFDSSDFFFNFFPINPGNLADPARYVHVSRNESLDTVNQDVYELRGALTYSGESGSFEYNVKAGGLYRRTDHRRDQDQTTFTVNPASGLIYTLDGAFLRNPQEVVGGQRFDLVVDRTITTNFFNANRSSFRAVENNITSDFTVDEDIYAGFLQGTAIIGPITLTGGLRYERTDTASTASQILNGTISPSNASGSTEDWLPSAHLRWNVADDFVFRAAYTTTISRADFGSVTAAETISFATGTRPTLSRGNPDLQPRKSTGYDASLEYFTRNGGLLSLGVFYKDVSNEIFTLTTVETLDVGRGPELVEVSRPSNAQDASLFGIEAAIQQPLTFLPAPFDSLGVNLNATYVNSDLTVLTPVGPRQRGFFFQPEWTANAAIYFDRGPIQARVAYNYTGDYLETINGTIPAADQFWDWRATVDAQLRYRLTDNFEIFVEGENLTNTRRRELTGPNRDLLQEAAQFGRAFSFGISAKM; this is encoded by the coding sequence ATGATGAGATTTGAGTTTTTTGGTTCGGCATGCATATTTGCCATTGCGATGTCTCAACCCGTTTATGCACAGGACGGGGAACCTTCATCATCAGAAGACGAAGCAAATGCCGGGAACGCAATTGTAGTGACCGGCTTTCGCGAGAGCGAAGAGCGCGCCATTGAGGCAAAGCGCGAAGCGTTTGTTGTAAGCGATGGGGTTTCTGCCGACGACATCGGTCGCCTCCCCGATTTCAACACAGCAGCCGCACTTCGCCGAGTGCCGGGCGTGGCGGTACGCAACGATCAGAACGAGCCGCGTTTTCCGGTGCTGCGCGGCCTGCCGCCGACCTACAACCGGACACAGATCAATGGCGCGATCGTTGCATCTGCCGATCTAGGCGGATCGCGGACGATTCCTCTGGATGTGATCCCTTCATCGATCGCCAGCCAGATCTCCGTGCTCAAGACGACGACCCCGGAGATGGATCCGAACGCAATCGGCGGAACCATCAACATCCAGACCAAGAGTGCGTTCAGTGAGACCGGCACTTTCATGACCGGAACGGCGGCCTATACCTATTACGAACAGTCCAACGATGTCGAGCGCGATGATCTGTCATGGCGGGCAAACATGACGGCAGGGACGCAGTTGGGCGACGAAGATCAGTTCGGGATCGTGCTTGCGCTCGATTATCAGCGGCGAAACTACGACATCACCCAGTTCGAAACCCCCAACCCCAGCTTCAACGAGTTTACTGCCGCCGGAACACCGACCAATCTCGGCAGTCCGACCGGAAATGGCATTCCGGTGCCGCTTGAGCGGCGGCTGTTCCTGTACAACAACGTCCGTGAACGGTTCGGTTCTGCGCTGACTCTTGAGTGGCAGGCCAATCCCGACCTCTACATGCGGGTGTTCGGTACCTTCAACCGGTTTGACGATGACGAGACCCGCCACGAAAATCGCTATCAGCAGCGCGGCAACATTACCAATCAAACGCCAACCAGCGGCACCTTTGCTCAGGCGCGAAACCAGATTGGCCTCAACACGCCGCAACAGCGGCAGGAAATCTGGAATGCCCAATACAATCTGCAATGGGGCGGCGAAGGTCCTTTGCAATTTGATCTTGATGCCATTTATTCGGGTGCCTTCGGTCGTCAACGCAATGCCTCCGAGGCTTTTCGCACCCCCACCTCGACAGATTTCGGCTTCACCTTCGACAGCAGCGATTTCTTCTTCAACTTCTTCCCGATCAATCCGGGCAATCTCGCGGACCCGGCACGTTATGTTCATGTCAGCCGCAATGAATCGCTAGATACGGTCAATCAGGATGTTTACGAGCTGCGGGGCGCGCTTACCTATTCAGGCGAGAGCGGATCGTTCGAATATAATGTGAAAGCCGGAGGCCTTTACCGCCGCACCGATCACCGCCGCGATCAGGATCAGACCACATTTACGGTCAATCCGGCTTCAGGTCTGATCTATACGCTCGATGGAGCGTTCCTGCGCAATCCGCAGGAAGTCGTCGGTGGGCAGCGGTTTGATCTGGTGGTTGATCGCACGATCACCACCAATTTCTTCAACGCCAACCGCTCATCGTTTCGCGCAGTTGAAAACAACATAACATCGGACTTCACCGTAGATGAGGACATTTACGCCGGGTTCCTTCAGGGCACGGCCATCATCGGACCGATTACACTCACGGGCGGGCTGCGCTACGAACGCACGGATACTGCCAGCACCGCCTCGCAGATCCTGAACGGAACGATCAGCCCGTCCAATGCCAGCGGATCGACCGAGGATTGGCTGCCGAGCGCACACTTGCGCTGGAATGTGGCGGACGATTTCGTCTTCCGCGCGGCTTACACGACAACCATCAGCCGGGCCGATTTTGGCAGTGTAACAGCAGCGGAAACGATCAGCTTCGCAACCGGAACGCGCCCTACTCTGAGCCGGGGCAATCCTGATCTTCAGCCGCGCAAGAGCACTGGCTATGATGCTTCGCTGGAATATTTTACGCGCAATGGCGGCCTGCTGTCGCTGGGCGTGTTCTACAAGGATGTTTCCAATGAAATCTTCACTCTGACCACGGTCGAAACGCTTGACGTTGGTCGTGGCCCCGAGCTGGTGGAGGTGTCTCGGCCATCCAATGCGCAGGACGCCAGCCTGTTCGGGATCGAGGCAGCCATCCAGCAACCGCTGACCTTCCTGCCTGCACCGTTCGACAGCCTCGGCGTGAATTTGAACGCGACATATGTTAACAGCGATCTGACCGTGTTGACGCCTGTCGGCCCCCGCCAGCGCGGGTTCTTCTTCCAACCGGAATGGACCGCCAACGCCGCAATTTACTTTGATCGTGGCCCGATCCAGGCGCGCGTTGCGTACAACTATACCGGCGACTATCTTGAGACGATCAACGGCACCATTCCAGCGGCCGACCAGTTCTGGGATTGGCGGGCGACGGTGGATGCGCAGCTACGCTATCGGCTGACCGACAATTTCGAGATTTTCGTTGAAGGCGAAAATCTGACGAACACGCGCCGCCGCGAGCTGACGGGCCCCAATCGCGATTTGCTGCAAGAAGCGGCGCAGTTTGGCCGGGCCTTCAGCTTTGGCATTTCGGCGAAAATGTGA
- a CDS encoding Eco57I restriction-modification methylase domain-containing protein encodes MQLFAGSFLTTDYLEEAIRQSTEYRAVDVGALRSALIAIADRFPRESSPNESQTEDDFIWPILAELGWSESLRQQNLSAGGRLDVPDGLLFIDGDAKDRANAQPEEWRRYEHGAAVVESKRWARPLDRAVGREDAVAPSTQMLRYLRRIGDNSEHGLRWGILTNGSRWRLYWAGARSVSEEFLEVDLAGALALDVRDQTSIDNIARDHALRVFAAVFSRTAFSKTGADGRSFHERARAEAAFYEERVAKSLSKLVFDEIFPALTTAVAGASPQTPLEEVRDASLVLLYRLLFLLYAEDRDLLPVNSDGYDDYALRPKRLEVGDRMGRGDAFSVTASQIWGRIADLSRIVDRGDASIGIPPYNGGLFAPANTPLLDQIRLPDSVLAPVIDKLSFERQGRDRRYINYRDLTVQQLGSIYERLLEHEVVREDGVIAVRPNAFARKNSGSYYTPDELVTLILEKTLEPLFADANAGFVAAIGRIRKGDAEDYVRAELGDADPAQAILRLRVCDPAMGSGHFLVSLVDLMADKVLEAMAEASAAAEQAGIDYASPLADRIGEIRRTILKNAREEGWAIDESQLDDRHIVRRMVLKRCVYGVDKNPMAVELAKVALWLHTFTVGAPLSFIDHHLRCGDSLFGLWVRDAIDKAAKLGGELLWNEALRNAQRSAEAMKTIEALTDAEIAEAHRSAAMWADVELMTGELDGFVSFMHALDWLNLDKDGKALVRLWLDGRFGDAIPIARGRKEPEGGKARPAEVEAFTEIWRNARQLIEEERFLNWQIAFPGVWQDWASGERKGGFDAIVGNPPWDRIKLQQVEWFAARKPEIALAERAADRQKMIAALKVANDPLWKDFSHAEQRAIDTSRMARKSGSYPLLSGGDTNLNSLFVERGHHLVKANGVVGLLVPSGLISDKSSAGFFKQVSQANQVRFVIDFFNRRYDGTLFFPDVYYRFKFCGYIATGAGRVAEEALYGFFIRDVAEVDNPDRVFAMSPDEIELINPNSGTAPIFRSRRDKEITSRIYEGTPVLVDYRSGEPEAVWPVRYATMLHMANDSGKFCTVAELTGNEAAWPIGDNQYQSASGVWWPLYEGKMVQAYDHRAADIVLAEANVFRPGQGSDLDEQDHANPSRQPTPRYWVPASQAGWDAPSDWCLAIKDVTSVTNTRTTIAAMIPKVGAGHTLPVLFPKKDVDAAAHANFAPLLLANLNTIVLDFLARQKVHGNHLAWYLLEQVPVIPSQDYARRFGGKSAADVVREAVLELTYTAHDMATFARDLGHVDGAGQVKPPFAWDEERRFMLRAKLDALYFVLYGVWDAANPAKSRDDIRYIYSTFPTVEREERTRYSGRYRSPELALLWINALMAGQPDADIRD; translated from the coding sequence ATGCAATTGTTCGCCGGATCGTTCCTAACGACTGATTATCTTGAAGAAGCCATCCGGCAATCGACCGAATACCGGGCGGTTGATGTTGGTGCGCTTCGTTCTGCCCTGATCGCTATCGCGGACCGGTTTCCCCGAGAATCATCACCGAACGAGAGCCAGACGGAAGATGATTTCATTTGGCCAATTCTTGCGGAATTGGGTTGGTCAGAGAGCCTGAGGCAACAGAATCTCTCCGCTGGGGGCAGGCTTGACGTTCCCGATGGCCTCTTGTTCATTGACGGTGACGCCAAGGATCGCGCCAACGCCCAGCCAGAGGAATGGCGTCGCTACGAACATGGCGCTGCGGTTGTCGAGAGCAAGCGCTGGGCAAGGCCGCTGGATCGTGCGGTGGGACGTGAAGATGCGGTCGCGCCCTCCACCCAGATGCTGCGCTATCTCCGTCGCATCGGTGACAACAGCGAGCATGGTTTGCGTTGGGGCATCCTCACCAATGGCTCACGCTGGCGGCTCTACTGGGCGGGCGCGCGTTCAGTCAGTGAAGAGTTTCTGGAGGTCGATCTCGCTGGCGCACTTGCGCTCGATGTCCGCGACCAAACAAGTATCGATAACATTGCGCGCGACCATGCCCTGCGCGTCTTCGCGGCAGTGTTCTCGCGCACCGCGTTCTCCAAAACCGGTGCCGATGGCCGCTCCTTCCACGAACGCGCACGGGCTGAAGCTGCGTTCTATGAAGAGCGCGTTGCCAAGTCGCTGTCCAAGCTCGTTTTCGACGAAATCTTCCCGGCACTGACCACGGCGGTTGCGGGGGCCTCGCCGCAGACGCCGCTGGAGGAAGTGCGCGACGCCTCGCTGGTCCTGCTCTATCGGTTGCTGTTCCTGCTTTATGCCGAAGATCGCGATCTGCTGCCGGTCAACTCTGATGGCTATGATGATTATGCGCTCCGGCCAAAGCGGCTCGAAGTCGGTGATCGCATGGGGCGCGGCGATGCGTTCTCCGTAACTGCATCGCAGATTTGGGGCCGGATTGCCGACCTGTCCCGGATTGTTGACCGGGGTGATGCTTCCATCGGCATTCCGCCCTACAATGGGGGCCTGTTCGCGCCCGCCAACACCCCGCTGCTTGACCAGATTCGATTGCCGGACAGCGTTCTCGCTCCGGTCATCGATAAGCTGTCGTTCGAACGGCAGGGCCGTGATCGGCGCTACATCAATTACCGCGATCTTACCGTTCAGCAGCTCGGTTCGATTTACGAGCGGCTGCTGGAGCATGAGGTCGTTCGCGAAGACGGCGTTATCGCTGTTCGCCCCAATGCCTTCGCGCGCAAGAACAGCGGCAGTTACTACACGCCCGACGAGCTGGTCACCCTGATCCTGGAAAAGACGCTTGAGCCGCTGTTCGCCGATGCGAATGCCGGTTTCGTGGCGGCGATAGGCCGGATCAGGAAAGGCGATGCGGAGGATTATGTTCGGGCCGAACTGGGCGATGCCGATCCGGCGCAGGCCATCCTGCGGCTGCGTGTCTGCGACCCTGCCATGGGGTCGGGGCACTTTCTGGTCAGCCTGGTCGATCTCATGGCCGACAAGGTCTTGGAAGCCATGGCTGAAGCCTCGGCAGCGGCGGAACAGGCAGGCATTGATTACGCCAGTCCGCTGGCGGACAGGATCGGCGAAATCCGCCGCACCATCCTGAAGAACGCCCGTGAGGAAGGCTGGGCGATTGACGAATCCCAGCTCGATGATCGCCACATCGTGCGCCGCATGGTGCTGAAACGCTGCGTCTATGGCGTGGACAAGAACCCAATGGCCGTGGAACTCGCCAAGGTCGCGCTATGGCTGCACACATTCACCGTCGGCGCGCCCCTCTCTTTCATCGACCATCACCTGCGGTGCGGTGACAGCCTGTTCGGCCTGTGGGTGCGCGATGCCATCGACAAAGCCGCAAAGCTGGGCGGCGAACTTCTCTGGAACGAGGCGCTGCGCAATGCACAGCGCAGTGCCGAGGCAATGAAAACCATTGAGGCGCTGACCGACGCCGAAATTGCCGAGGCGCATCGCTCCGCTGCCATGTGGGCCGATGTCGAGCTGATGACTGGCGAACTGGACGGCTTCGTCAGCTTCATGCACGCGCTGGACTGGCTCAATCTTGACAAGGACGGGAAGGCGCTGGTGCGCCTGTGGCTCGATGGCCGGTTCGGCGATGCCATCCCCATCGCGCGGGGTCGCAAGGAGCCCGAAGGCGGCAAGGCGCGCCCGGCAGAGGTCGAAGCCTTTACCGAAATCTGGCGCAATGCCCGTCAACTGATCGAGGAAGAGCGGTTTCTCAACTGGCAGATCGCCTTTCCGGGTGTCTGGCAGGATTGGGCCAGCGGCGAGCGCAAGGGCGGTTTTGACGCTATCGTCGGCAACCCGCCCTGGGACCGGATCAAGTTGCAGCAGGTCGAGTGGTTTGCCGCGCGCAAGCCGGAGATTGCATTGGCAGAGCGTGCCGCTGACCGACAGAAGATGATCGCGGCGCTCAAGGTTGCGAACGACCCGCTGTGGAAGGATTTCAGCCACGCAGAACAACGCGCAATCGACACTTCCCGAATGGCGCGCAAATCCGGGAGCTATCCTCTGCTTTCCGGCGGTGACACGAACCTCAATTCACTGTTTGTCGAGCGCGGGCATCATCTCGTAAAGGCCAACGGCGTTGTTGGTTTGCTGGTGCCGTCCGGGCTGATCTCAGACAAGAGTTCGGCGGGCTTCTTCAAGCAAGTCTCGCAAGCCAATCAGGTTCGCTTTGTTATCGATTTCTTCAACAGGCGCTATGACGGCACGCTGTTCTTCCCGGATGTCTATTACCGGTTCAAGTTCTGCGGTTACATCGCAACGGGGGCCGGGCGCGTTGCCGAAGAGGCGCTTTACGGCTTCTTCATTCGCGACGTTGCTGAGGTGGATAATCCCGACCGTGTGTTCGCAATGTCGCCCGATGAGATTGAACTCATCAACCCCAACAGCGGCACAGCGCCAATCTTCCGTTCTCGGCGTGACAAGGAAATCACTTCGCGCATCTATGAGGGCACGCCGGTTCTGGTCGATTACCGGTCCGGCGAGCCGGAAGCGGTATGGCCTGTTCGCTATGCGACAATGCTTCATATGGCGAACGACAGCGGCAAGTTCTGCACCGTTGCCGAATTGACGGGGAATGAGGCTGCGTGGCCAATTGGCGACAACCAATACCAGTCAGCCAGCGGCGTGTGGTGGCCGCTGTATGAAGGCAAGATGGTCCAGGCCTACGATCACCGGGCAGCGGACATCGTTCTGGCGGAGGCGAACGTATTTCGACCGGGGCAGGGTTCCGATCTTGACGAGCAAGATCACGCGAACCCGTCGCGCCAGCCGACGCCGCGATATTGGGTGCCTGCCAGCCAAGCGGGATGGGATGCACCATCTGACTGGTGCCTCGCTATCAAGGACGTGACCTCGGTTACGAATACACGAACCACGATTGCTGCGATGATCCCCAAGGTCGGTGCTGGCCATACCCTGCCGGTTCTGTTTCCCAAGAAGGATGTCGATGCGGCGGCTCACGCGAACTTTGCACCCCTGCTTCTTGCGAATTTGAACACCATCGTTTTGGATTTCCTTGCGCGGCAAAAGGTGCACGGCAATCATCTCGCTTGGTATCTGCTTGAGCAGGTTCCCGTCATCCCATCGCAAGATTACGCACGCCGATTTGGCGGCAAATCCGCCGCTGACGTTGTGCGTGAGGCAGTGCTGGAGCTGACATATACCGCACACGACATGGCAACCTTCGCCCGCGATCTTGGGCACGTGGACGGCGCGGGGCAGGTGAAGCCTCCGTTCGCCTGGGACGAAGAGCGCCGCTTCATGCTGCGGGCAAAGCTCGATGCGCTCTATTTCGTCCTTTACGGCGTCTGGGATGCGGCAAACCCGGCCAAGTCCCGCGATGACATTCGCTACATCTATTCGACCTTCCCGACGGTCGAGCGTGAAGAGCGCACCCGCTATTCAGGCCGATACCGCAGCCCCGAACTGGCGCTGCTGTGGATCAACGCGCTGATGGCCGGGCAGCCCGATGCGGATATTCGGGATTGA
- a CDS encoding conjugal transfer protein TraD, which translates to MREWQVKRRERTRQLIELGGLVVKSGLVELTDDDRATIYGAFLTVAAKLRGEEREQALVLWKRKGKRAFEAESSS; encoded by the coding sequence ATGCGCGAATGGCAGGTCAAGCGACGCGAACGCACGCGGCAACTGATCGAACTTGGGGGCCTCGTCGTGAAGTCTGGGCTGGTCGAACTTACCGACGATGATCGCGCCACGATCTACGGCGCGTTCCTCACGGTTGCTGCCAAGCTGCGCGGCGAGGAACGGGAGCAGGCGCTGGTGCTGTGGAAGCGCAAGGGCAAGCGGGCGTTCGAAGCCGAAAGCAGCTCATAG
- a CDS encoding conjugal transfer protein TraD → MRKPRDFDLELKALADKAKQLKERRVQQLGELVIATGADATDAETLAGALLVIAESSDAQKKEAWRKRGAAFFQSKARKRGDGPRGQPDGTLPLDGGAASA, encoded by the coding sequence ATGCGCAAACCCCGCGACTTTGATTTGGAACTGAAGGCGCTCGCAGACAAAGCGAAACAACTGAAGGAACGCCGCGTGCAGCAGCTAGGCGAACTGGTGATCGCCACCGGGGCCGATGCGACCGATGCGGAAACGTTGGCCGGTGCGCTGCTCGTCATTGCGGAAAGCAGCGATGCCCAAAAGAAGGAGGCGTGGCGCAAGCGGGGCGCGGCCTTCTTTCAAAGCAAGGCGCGCAAGCGTGGCGATGGACCTCGAGGCCAGCCGGACGGCACTCTCCCGCTTGACGGCGGCGCGGCATCGGCTTGA